DNA sequence from the Patescibacteria group bacterium genome:
GCAAGAAAATCCGTAGAACTTGGCATAAGGATGAATGGTTTTTTTCCGTGATTGATATTGTGGGAGTTTTAGCAGAAAGCCCTTATCCAAGACAATATTGGGAAAAAGTCAAACAAAGAGAATTTATAGATATTCAGTTGTCCCCAATTTGGCTACAACTGAAATTGGAAAGTTCTGACGGTAAAAAATATAACACTGATTGCGTGAATTTAAAAAACGCTTTTCGCTTAATTCAGTCAATACCAAGTAAAAAAGCGGAACCGTTTAAAATGTGGCTGGCGCAAGTTGGAAAAGACAGGATTAATGAAATTGAAAATCCAGAATTGGCGCAGGAAAGAATGAAGCAGATTTACGAACAAAAGGGCTATCCAAAAGATTGGATTGATAAAAGATTAAGAGGAATGGCGATTAGGCAGAATTTAACAGATGAATGGAAAGAACGGGGAATTAAAATTCAAACCGATTTTGCGATTTTAACTGCTGAGATTTCAAAAGCGACTTTTGGAATGACGCCGTCAGAATATAAAGAATTAAAAAATATTCCAACAAAATCAAAGGCGAATTTGCGAGACAATATGACAGACTTGGAATTGATTTTTACCATGCTTGGCGAAAGAGTGACAACAGAGATTTCTCAAGAGGAAAAACCAAACACTTTTGGTAAAAATAAAAAAGTCGCCAAAAGAGGTGGTGGGGTTGCTGGTAAAGCGAGAAAGAACGCGGAAAAAGAGATAGGCAAAAGCGTGATTTCAAAAGATAATTATTTAGGAAATAAGAAAATTAAGAAATTGAAATAATATATTCCTTTTGCTTTTGAGAAATGGGGGGAGGAGAATGGGTTGCAGTGTTTATAAAAATCTAAATTTGGAAATTAGTTTTCCATTTTGGTTTTTATATATAAAACACATTGTGGCGATTGTTTCTTTCTTGCCGTTTTTTCTTTTTGGAGTTGGAATATATTTAACTAAAAAGTAAATGTCCCAAATTTCAATCATAAAAAAATCAGATATTTTGTTTTTGTCATTCCGAACGGAGCGGAGCGAAGAGAGGAATCGCTTTAATAATGTTGGCGGTAATAATAATGTTTATTGAGAATAATAATGTTTAAGGGATTCCTCCTA
Encoded proteins:
- a CDS encoding Bro-N domain-containing protein, whose translation is MKNNKLIIFESKKIRRTWHKDEWFFSVIDIVGVLAESPYPRQYWEKVKQREFIDIQLSPIWLQLKLESSDGKKYNTDCVNLKNAFRLIQSIPSKKAEPFKMWLAQVGKDRINEIENPELAQERMKQIYEQKGYPKDWIDKRLRGMAIRQNLTDEWKERGIKIQTDFAILTAEISKATFGMTPSEYKELKNIPTKSKANLRDNMTDLELIFTMLGERVTTEISQEEKPNTFGKNKKVAKRGGGVAGKARKNAEKEIGKSVISKDNYLGNKKIKKLK